The genomic DNA CGGAACCGGAGGGCCCGATGAGCGTCACGTGCTTGCCCGACGAGACGTCGAAGCACAGGTCGTCCAGGACGACGTTGTCGCCGAACCGCTTGGTCACGTTGTGGAAGCGGATCAGCTCGCTGCCGTCCACGGGCGGGTTCTCGGTGGTGGAGTCAGGTGTTGTTGACAAGGCGACGCTCCAGGACTCGGATCAAGAGGGAAGCGGGGTACGCGATCACGATGAACGCCACGCCCACGACGGTGATGGCCTCGGTGGTGAAGGTCTCGTTGCTGAACTGCCGGGCCTCGCCGAGCATGTCCAGCGCGCCGATGACGGCGATCATCGGCGAGTCCTTGAGCATCGCGACCACGTAGTTGCCCAGCGCGGGCACCACCCGGCGGATGGCCTGCGGCAGGATCACGGACGACCACGTCCGGCCGCGCGACAGGCTGAGCGCCTTCGCCGCCTCCCACTGGCCGACCGGCACGCCGTCGATGCCCGCGCGGTACACCTCGGCGGTGTACGTCGAGTAGTGCAGGCCCAGGCCGACGATGCCGGTGGTGAGCGGGGACATGGACGGACCCCACTGGGGCACCACGTAGAACAGGAAGAACAACTGCACCAGCAGCGGCGTGTTCCGGATGAACTCGGTGACCGCGGTCACCGGCCAGCGGACCCACCGCTGCGGCGCGCGCTGCGCCATGGCCCAGACCAGGCCGAGGGCGAAGGCTATCAGCGTGCCGAGCGCCAGGGCCTGGAGCGTGACCAGCACGCCGTCCCAGAACCGTGGCATGAAGTCGTCGACGACCTCCCAGTCGAACGTCATCCCAGACCTCCAGCGCCTTGAGTGCTCGCCTGCATGGACTCACCGCTGGGGCTGAGCTTGCGGGAGAGCAAGCCGTTCCTCTTCTCCGGAGCCCGGCCCACCCCCGCTTTGGCCCGGCGCTCCAGCATCCGCATGAGGCGGGTGAGGATGAACGCGAGAATGAAGTACAGGACCAGCAGCAGCGTGTAGATCGGCGCGCTCTCGTTCTTCGCCAGCCGCAGCAGGTTCCCGGCGAACGTCATGTCGGCGACGGCGATGACCGACACCAGCGACGTGCCCTTCAACAGCTCGATCAGCAGGTTGTTGAACGGCGGGATCATCTCGGGCCACGCCTGCGGCAGCTCTATGCGCCGCAGCCGCTGCCAGCGGGTGAAGCTGAGCGCGATGCCCGCCTCCCGCTGCGCCGCGGGCACCGCCGCCAGCGCGCCGCGGACGATCTCGGAGCCGTACGCGCCGTAGGTCAGGCCGAGCGCCAGGGTGCCGGACCACAGCGGCACGAACTGCCAGCCGAGCATCAGCGGCACCGCGAAGGCCATCCAGAACATGAAGATCAGCGCGGACATGCCGCGGAAGATCTCGAAGTACGCGCCGGCCAGGAACCGCACGATCCAGAACCGCGAGGTCCGCAGCGTGCCGATGACGAGCGCCACGACGGCGGACAGCAGCGCGCTGTAGACCAGCACCTGGATCGTGACCCAGATGCCCGGGAGGAACCACTCCCGGAAGAAATCCCAGCTCATCATCAGGGACACAGCTCCTTCACCGTCAGGTCCGTCATCTCCCGTTCGGTGAAGCCGAAGGGCTTGACGATACGCAGCAGCTCGCCGCTGTCCTTGAGCTTGTGCAGCTCCGTGTTGAAGGCGTCGCGGAGGTTCTTCTCCGAGAGCCGGAACGCGAAGCCGCCGGCGCCGTACGCGGGCTCACCGTCGACGATCGGCTGGAACGGCTTCGTCCCCTCGGCCCGCTTGGAGCCCCTGACCGCGTTGTTCACGGTGACGCTGGTGCCGGCGAAGGCGTCCACGCGGCCCTGCTCGACGGCCTCCAGGCCGGCGACCTGGTCCGGCAGGACCAGGACTTCCTTGACGCCGTTGGCCTTCGCGTAGTCGATCTCGGCGTACGCGGTGCCGCTGGCCAGCTTCAGGCCCTTCTCGGCGATGTCCTTGTAATCCCCGATGCCGTGCGGGTTGCCCTTCTTCACGATGAAGGCGTCCAGCATCAGATAATCGGGGTCCGCGAACAGCACCTGGGCACACCTGTCCGGGTTGATGTACATTCCCGCGGACACCACGTCGAACAGCGCCACCTTGAGCCCCGGGATCAGCGCCCCGAACTCCACCGGCACCGGTTCGATCTTCGGGATCCCCAGCCGCTTGAAGACCACCTCGGCGATGGCCGGTGCCTCCCCGACGGCGTCGCCGTCCTCGTTGATATAGCCGAAGGGCACCTCGCCGGCGATGCCGACCTTGACGACGCCGCGGTCCCGCAGCTCTTCGAGCAGGTCACCCCCTTCGACGGTGCCGTCCGCCTCGGCCGTCCGGCTGCAACCGGCGGCCCCGCCGATCGCGCCGGCCGCGCCGACGGCGGCGGCTGATGCGAGCAGCGAGCGGCGCCTCAGCCCGCCCGGCCCGCTTCTCGTCTCGTTCTCACCACGTAGAACCATGGGCGCGCGGCTACCCGTCCCCGCCGAAGTTATGCGGGTCGGTTCCGGCCGGTGATCCTCCCGTTATCGTGGGATACACCGAACGAGGGAGTGGTGCATGTCTGCACGATTTGTCGAAGTCTCTCTGACCAAGCGGGGCGTCCGCTGCACGGCGAAACTGCTCGACGACAGAGCCCCCATGACCTGCGCCGCGGTCTGGAACGCGCTACCGCTCGGCGGCGACGTCTACCACGCGAAATACGCCCGCAACGAGATCTACGCCCTGCTCCCCGCGTTCGCGCCCGCCGAGCCGCCGCTGGAGAACCCCACGGTCACCCCCATCCCCGGGGACCTGTGCTACTTCAGCTTCACCGACACCGTGCTCGGCACCGCCAGCTACGGCTACGAGACGGAGGCCAAGCACCAGGGCCGCGCCAGCGTCGTCGACCTCGCGCTCTTCTACGAGCGGAACAACCTGCTCATCAACGGCGACTCCGGCTGGGTCCCCGGCATCGTGTGGGGCTCGGTCGTGGAGGGGCTGGACGAGATGGCCGCCGCCTGCCAGGACCTCTGGCGCGCCGGCGCGCTCGGCGAGACCCTCAACTTCCGCCGGCTCTGACCCGGACGGCGGTACGGGGCCGCGGACAGCGGCCCCGTAGCGCCGTGACGGCTCAGCCCAGGGCCGGCGGCCGGATGCCGTCCGCGATCCCCGACTCGTACAGCGCCTGCGCCGTGCGCAGCACCAGCGCGTCCCGGTGCCGCGCCGCGACGATCTGCAGCCCCACCGGCAGCCCCGCCCCGTCCACCCCGCAGGGCAGGCTCACGGCCGGCTGCTGCGTGAGGTTGAAGGGGTACGTGAACGGGGTCCACCCCGTCCACCGGGTGAACCCCGAGTCCTTCGGCACCTCCGCCCCCGCCTCGAACGCCGTGATCGGCACGGTCGGCGTGACCAGCACGTCGTACGTCTGGTGGAAGCGCCCCATCGACTGCCCGAGCGCCATCCGCACGTCCACCGCGGCCAGGTAGTCCAGCGCGCTGTACCGCTCGCCCAGCTCCACGATCTCCTTCAGCCCCGGATCCAGCAGCTCCCGCGCGCCGGGAGCGTACGGCTGCACCACCCGCGCGGCGCCGCTGAACCACAGCGTGTGGAACGCCTCCTGGCAGGCGGCGAGCCCTTCGCACAGCCGCGGGTCGGCCTCCTCCACGTACGCGCCCAGGTCGGAGAGCCGCTCCACCGCGCCCCGTACCACCGCGGCCACCTGCCGGTCCACGGGCACCTGCCCGCCGAAGGACGGGCTGTACGCCACCCGCAGCCCCCGCACGCCGTCCGCGGCCCCGTCCAGAGCGTCGACGAAGCCGCCCTCGGGCGGGCCGAGCTGCGACCAGTCCCGCGGGTCCGCGCCGCTGATCACGTCCATCATCAGCGCCGTGTCCCGGACGTCCCGCGTCATCGGCCCGACGTGCGCCAGCGTGCCGAACGGGCTCGCCGGATACAGCGGCACCCGCCCGTACGTGGCCTTCAGCGCGACGATCCCGCAGAACGCCGCCGGGATCCGCACCGAGCCGCCGCCGTCCGTGCCCAGGCTCAGCGGCCCCGCGCCCAGCGCCACCGCCGCCGCGCTGCCGCCGCTGGAGCCGCCGGTGGTGCGGCCCGCGTCGTACGGGTTGACGGTGACCCCGCTCAGCGGGCTGTCCGTGGTGCCCTTCCAGCCGAACTCCGGCGTCGTGGTCTTGCCCAGGAACACCGCCCCGTGCTCGCGCAGCCGCGCCACCGAGGGGCCGTCCTCGTCCCACTCCCGGTCCGGATCGACGAGCCTGGAGCCGCGCAGCGTGGGCGCGCCGCGCTCCAGGATCATGTCCTTGACGGTCACCGGCACGCCGTCGAGCAGCCCGGCGGGCTCGCCGCGCTGCCAGCGGCGCGCGGACGCCTCGGCGCGGGCGAGCGCGGCGTCCCGTACCGCGTCGCCGGGGGTGACGAAGGCGTTGGTCAGCTCCTGCGCCCGGTCCGCGCGCGCGAGGGCCGCGCGGGTGGCCTCGACGGGCGACAGCTCGCCCGCGCGGTAGCCGCGCAGCAGCTCCACCGCCGTGAGATCCGCCGGATCCGTGCTCCCCGTCATCCCGCCGCCTCCTGAGTCGTCCGTCACCTTCTCCGCATTCTGCGTCACCGTACGTACCCGACCTGCTTGTCCACGACGTTGAAGAGCGGCCGGCCCGCCTCCCAGAGGCCGAACAGCTCCAGGAACTGGTCGGACAGCGCCCCGCG from Streptomyces sp. CMB-StM0423 includes the following:
- the ehuC gene encoding ectoine/hydroxyectoine ABC transporter permease subunit EhuC, encoding MMSWDFFREWFLPGIWVTIQVLVYSALLSAVVALVIGTLRTSRFWIVRFLAGAYFEIFRGMSALIFMFWMAFAVPLMLGWQFVPLWSGTLALGLTYGAYGSEIVRGALAAVPAAQREAGIALSFTRWQRLRRIELPQAWPEMIPPFNNLLIELLKGTSLVSVIAVADMTFAGNLLRLAKNESAPIYTLLLVLYFILAFILTRLMRMLERRAKAGVGRAPEKRNGLLSRKLSPSGESMQASTQGAGGLG
- a CDS encoding amidase, giving the protein MTGSTDPADLTAVELLRGYRAGELSPVEATRAALARADRAQELTNAFVTPGDAVRDAALARAEASARRWQRGEPAGLLDGVPVTVKDMILERGAPTLRGSRLVDPDREWDEDGPSVARLREHGAVFLGKTTTPEFGWKGTTDSPLSGVTVNPYDAGRTTGGSSGGSAAAVALGAGPLSLGTDGGGSVRIPAAFCGIVALKATYGRVPLYPASPFGTLAHVGPMTRDVRDTALMMDVISGADPRDWSQLGPPEGGFVDALDGAADGVRGLRVAYSPSFGGQVPVDRQVAAVVRGAVERLSDLGAYVEEADPRLCEGLAACQEAFHTLWFSGAARVVQPYAPGARELLDPGLKEIVELGERYSALDYLAAVDVRMALGQSMGRFHQTYDVLVTPTVPITAFEAGAEVPKDSGFTRWTGWTPFTYPFNLTQQPAVSLPCGVDGAGLPVGLQIVAARHRDALVLRTAQALYESGIADGIRPPALG
- the ehuB gene encoding ectoine/hydroxyectoine ABC transporter substrate-binding protein EhuB, which translates into the protein MVLRGENETRSGPGGLRRRSLLASAAAVGAAGAIGGAAGCSRTAEADGTVEGGDLLEELRDRGVVKVGIAGEVPFGYINEDGDAVGEAPAIAEVVFKRLGIPKIEPVPVEFGALIPGLKVALFDVVSAGMYINPDRCAQVLFADPDYLMLDAFIVKKGNPHGIGDYKDIAEKGLKLASGTAYAEIDYAKANGVKEVLVLPDQVAGLEAVEQGRVDAFAGTSVTVNNAVRGSKRAEGTKPFQPIVDGEPAYGAGGFAFRLSEKNLRDAFNTELHKLKDSGELLRIVKPFGFTEREMTDLTVKELCP
- a CDS encoding DUF3830 family protein, yielding MSARFVEVSLTKRGVRCTAKLLDDRAPMTCAAVWNALPLGGDVYHAKYARNEIYALLPAFAPAEPPLENPTVTPIPGDLCYFSFTDTVLGTASYGYETEAKHQGRASVVDLALFYERNNLLINGDSGWVPGIVWGSVVEGLDEMAAACQDLWRAGALGETLNFRRL
- the ehuD gene encoding ectoine/hydroxyectoine ABC transporter permease subunit EhuD, whose product is MTFDWEVVDDFMPRFWDGVLVTLQALALGTLIAFALGLVWAMAQRAPQRWVRWPVTAVTEFIRNTPLLVQLFFLFYVVPQWGPSMSPLTTGIVGLGLHYSTYTAEVYRAGIDGVPVGQWEAAKALSLSRGRTWSSVILPQAIRRVVPALGNYVVAMLKDSPMIAVIGALDMLGEARQFSNETFTTEAITVVGVAFIVIAYPASLLIRVLERRLVNNT